The region CAAAAAAGTAAGAATACGATTTTACTGCACTAATTGTTCCATAGTTTTTAAGTACACCATCTCTTCTAATAAATGAAGCTATATGGTACTTATTCAAGATACCTTTTTCTGTAAAATCATCAATTTTAATAAAATCTGGTGAAATACCTTTTGAGTTTTTGCCCCAGTTCTTTTTAGTACTTAGTTTTCTTCCATCTTGAACTCTACTAGAACAATCATTAAATGCTCCAAAATACTTTGGTATTAAATCTATTAGTTTTCCATCATCATATACAAAATCACAAAGTAGTGCAACTTCTGCTTCAACTTGTAATTTTTCTAAATTGTTATAGTTTATTTTATCTGTAGAGTAGGGTAAGTTTCCTAAATGAGATTCATCTTCTGGAATATAAAAAGGGAATAAACCTTTTGGCGCATTTTGTTCTTTTGTTTGAATAACTGAAAATTCGTCTGCTTCTCCCGCTTCACCAAGGTGTCCTGCAAAATTTCCTGCAACACCAAATCCTAAATAATCTTTTAATTCATCTGTTTTTATATTATATTTTTCCATTTTATTTGCCTTTAATTATAAATAATTTTGACAATAAGTTTTTTTAATTTTAGTGTGATTATTTATTTGAGTGAGAATTTGTTTGAAGTTTATTGTGTAGTTAAGCTCTATTGTCTATAAAAATCTACCGCGGTATAAACTCTTCTCACTGTAGTTGGCGACGAGCATAAATAGTGTGTTTTTCATCATTTTTCCTTTTACTTTTTTTCAAGAGAGAAGCATACTCCTCTCTTGCAAAAATAAAACTTAAGATTTTAAACTAAGAAAAAAATCTTTTTTCTGTTTCATCTAATAGTTTAGCCCCTGAGAATTTTCCTCTTTGAACTAACTCCCAAAAATATCTATATGTAGCTCTGTCATGTAACTCACCATCATATTGGATTGGTCCCCATTCTGCATCTTGAGCTGCAAGTAGGATATTTTGTGCAGCTTCTAATTCTGTAAAGTCTGGTTTCATTGCATCAACGATTGCTTGTACTTGTGTTGGGTAAATTGACCACATTCTCATAAATCCAAACTCATTTCTAGCTCTTTCCGCATCTTTATATGTTTGGTAAGGATTTTTTAAATCCAATGTAACATTATGACAAGGAATAACATGATTTTGGATTGCTGCTTGACAAACTTTTGCTTTAGCTGCTCCAATTAATCTGTGTTCAAACTGTCCTGGACTTCTCATATTAATCGCTGGAATTGCACCTTGGTAACCTGATACAAAGTCCATAAGACCAAAATCTAAAACTTGTAACCAAGGTAAAGTAGCAATTTTTTCTACATCTTGTAATGCTCCATGCGTTTCAATTAAGATATGAATTGGAATCTCTCTACTAATACCTGCTTTTTTAGCAACCTCTTGAATATATTCAATTTGAGTTTTTACATCTTCATAAGAAGTTGATTTAGGTAAAGTTATATATGCTAATTTTTCACCAGCACCTGGAACTAAAATATCAACATCTTGTTTCCAATCAGGATGTGAGAAATCGTGAATTCTAGTTCCAGCCATACCATATGGATTATCTTCAGAATTTACAACTCTTACAATCATTTCAGCATGTTCAACCTCTTTACCAGTTTCTGCTCCATCTTCGCAGTCACAAGTAATATCAAAAACAGGACCAAGCTTTCTTTGCATATCAAAACCTTTTTTGATAAGTTTTTCACTTCCTGCAAAGTGCTCACAAGTTGGTATAATTGGTAAACTTTTACCAGATTCAAATAGTGCTTCATTTGGGTGTGTCATAATATATCCTTCTTAAAATTTTGGTTCCCAAATTTTAAAAGGGAACCTTTTTTTGTTCTTTGTCTACTTTTTAACGCAATTTGTAAAAAATTGCTAAAAGTAGCAAAACCTAAAGAGAGTAACGAGTTACTCTTACCTTATAACTTACTTTTTAGTTTTATTTTTTGGAATGATTACAGTGTAATCTAAATCAAGTACTACATTTTTTAAGTACTTACCATCTTCATCTTTTGGATTACTTATCTCTTCAGATTTTTGATTTTTAACAGCTACTGTTCTTAATCTTAATAATCCAATATCATCTCTTTTATGATCAATTGTATCAATCACTTCAGTATAAGCATAAATTGTATCTCCTGCATATGTAGGATTACAGTGAGCTCCACTGTTTATTGCATACATCCATTGGGCATTTTGTAAGCCATTAAATGAGATTGCTCTTGCAATTGAGATAATAATCCCACCATACATCAATCTTTCACCCATAGGTGTAGATTTCATCATATGGTCATTGAAGTGTACTTTTGCATTGTTTTGATACAATTTTGTTGCTAAAGTATGATCACTGTTATCTATAGTAATACCTTCAGGGTGATTTAGTCTCTCACCTTTTTCATAATCTTCAAAAAAGTATTTACCACCTGTTGCATCTGTATCAACCATGTTTATTATTGGTATATTGATATTATCACTAATAGGTGTAGATTCTTTGAATGTTGGAATCTCTTTAATACCTGTTAATGTTGTTTTATCTTTTTTATGAACCATAACCCATCTTTTGAAGTTTAAAACTTCAGCTCCATTTTGGTTCAAACCAATAGAGTGTACATATACAACTCCACTTTTACCATTTGAGTTCTCTTTTAATCCAATAACTGTTGATGTCATAGAAACTGTGTCACCAACATATACTGGATTTGGAAAACTAATCTCTGCATATCCTAAGTTTGCAATAGCATTTAAAGATATATCTTGTACAGATTTACCAAATGTCAAATGAAACATTAATACATCATCAATTGGTCTTTTATCATAACCCATTTGTGTTGCTACTACATCTGAAGAGTGTAGGGCAAATCTAGAACCAGTGAAAGCGATGTATAAAGACACATCTCCTTCACTTATTGTTCTAGGAAGTGGGTGAATAATCTCTTGACCAATTGAAAAGTCTTCAAAAAAATTACCTATATTTATTTTTGACACTTTATTCTCCTTATTTACCAAATAGATTTTGACCTAAAGCTTTATATGTTTCATAAAGTGTAATCATCTTTTTTGCCCATTTGATTTTACATTCATCTACAAGCTTATCTTTGTAAAGAATTACCTCTTTACCTTCTTTTTCAGCTTTTTCATATTGTTCAATCATCTCTTCATACTCTAAAACCTCTGAGTGTTTTGGAGTAAAAATATCATTTATATATTCAACTTGTACTGGGTGAACTAAAGCTTTACCATCAAATCCAATATTAAAGGCATCTTTTGTTGAATCTTCACAAGCAAACTCATCGTGTACATCATAATGTGGTCCATCAATAACTGTTTTACCATAAGCTTTTGCAGATAGTGCAATTCTAGCTAGATAGTTAAACATAGCTTTTGAACCTCTTTTTATATCTATTTGAAGTCTATTTGCTAATTTATTTGAACCAACAACAATAACTTCAACTTTAGAACTAACTCTACAAATCTCTGGAGAGTTTAAAATAGCCAATGGAGTTTCAATCATAACCATCATAGTTAGGTTTGGATTTAATGCCATTAAAGCTTTTTCTGCTTCTAATACTTGCTCTGGAGTCTCTATTTGTGAAAATAAAATTGCATCAATTTCAAGTTCACTTGCTAGTTCCATATCTTTTTTGAAATCTTCACTTCCAAGAACATTAACTCTTAAAATTCTTTCAGACTCTCCAAATTTAGCACCATCTTCTTTATAAACTTCTCTTAATATATTTCTTCCAATCTCTCTTTGCTCTTGTAAAATTGCTTCCAAATCAAAAACAACACAATCTGCCAAAATAGATTTAGATTTTAATACATATTTCTTATTATAAGAAGGTACATACATCATAGATCTTCTAGCTTTATACTCTACAATCTCTTCACCTGTTTCTTTTGCATGATATTGTTCATGTAATTGTTTAACAAGTTGTTTTCTAAGAACCTTCCCATTTTTTGTTCTTGGGTAATCTTTCATTCCAAAGATTAGTTTTGGAGCTTTGTATTTTGCTAAATTGTTTTGAGAGTAAGCTAATACTTCCTCTTCTTGTTCTTTTGTTAACTCTTTGTGTCCAATAACTGCAATAGCTACTAAAGTTTTGTCTTTTCCAATCTCAAGTCCAAATGCAACACAATCAGCAACTGCTTCATGGGTTTTTACCACTCTTTCTATTTCATGAGGAGAAACTCTAAATCCAAAAGTATTGATGATGTCATCTTTTCTACCTATAAACCAGATATAACCATCTTTGTCTTTTTTAGCATAATCTCCTGTAAAAAAGTATCCATCATGCTTAGCTTTTGAAGTTTCCTCTTCAAGTTGCCAGTACTCAATAAATAATCCTGGGTCATCCATACCAATACAAATCATACCTTCCTCTTCAACTCCAACTTCTTCTAGAGTTTCAGGGTTAAGAAGTTTTACAATATGTCCAGGTTGAACAAATCCAGCACTTCCAGGTCTAATTGGATTGTTTACAGAGTGTGAAATATAGTAAGAACACTCACTCATACCAATAGCTTCAAAAATATCTTGTTTGAATCTATCTCTCCATAAACCAATCATCTCATCAGATAAGTGTTCACCAGCACTCATGCAGTATCTTAAACTTGGACAATCTTCAATTGTAAAATCAGTTTTTTGGATAATCTGTCTATAAATAGTAGGAACTCCAATAAAGATTGTACATTTGTGTTTTTTGATTAAATCAACCCAAGTTGATGCATCATTTGCACCTTCATAAGCAATTACAGTATGTCCATTAAATAATGGATCCATAAGTGCTGAACCTAATACATAAGTCCAGTTGAATTTACCTGAGTGCATGATTCTATCATTCTCTTTAAAATTAAACCAATACTCAGTAGCAGGTGTTCTTCCAACTAATGATCTATGTGAGTGTAAAACACCTTTTGGATAACCAGTTGTTCCTGAAGTATATACTAAATAAGCAGGCTCACCAGCTTTTGAATTATAATGGTTTGGTGTAGCATCTGTTTCTTCAAGAATTTCATTTAAAGAATATACATTCATACCCTTAGGTTTTTTTAACTCATCTACACTATCAATTGCTGCAACAATAATTGTTTTTAAATTATCAACATTTTCTAAATATGGAACTAAGTTCTCATACATAGAAGCTGATAATACAATTGCACTTGCTTGTGAATCTTCAGCTAAGTATTTAACTTCTGAACCACTTAATAGTGTAGAAGTTGGAACAGCTGTAACTCCAGCTTTAATACTTCCAAAAAATGAAATAGGGTAAGCAAGTGAGTTTTTTAAACAAACTAAAACTCTATCTCTAGGAACAATACCAATAGAAGTTAAAAAGTTACATAATTGGTCTGACTTTTTTGCTAACTCTTTATATGTAATCTCATCTGTACCAAGTTTATCATCTTCTATAATCATTGCTGTGTTGTTTTCTTTATCTGTTCCTACATGAGCAGATGTACAAGCAACACCAATGTTTAAAAATTCAGGTACTTCGATTTTTAAATTTGTAGTCATATTTAACTCCTATTATATTTGACCATAAGGCCAGTTTTCTTTAAATGTTTGAAGAGGCATTCTATTTAAAACAGAGATTGCAAACTCATAATCCTCTTTATTTAAACTATTAAGTGCATTTGCTCTTAATATGTTTTGTAGAGATTTACCAAACATTGGTGGATCTAACATCTCACCTTCGTATCTAATTGCACCACTTAATAATGCATCCGCTTCAATTGCAGCTTTTAAGATTGCAACATCTTTAGCAATTGCATTAGGACTTGGTGTGAAAGCAACTTTACAAACATTTATATGGTTTGGTGTAATTACTTGTTTACCTGTAAGTCCCATTGCAGTTTCTCTTTGTGCATGGGCATAAACATGTCTTGAAGCATCATCACCATGTAAATCTAACCATCTTCTAATATCTTTTTTCTCTACACATGAATCTGGTAATGAGTTTGGTGTTAAAAGAACTTCAACTCCACCAATTACCCCTTTACCTTTAACTCTTGCTTCCATAGTAAGCATGTTAAAGAAAGTTTCTAATTCATCTATCCAACCCTCTGGTGTAATTTTGTATGCCATAGCTTTTGAGAAGTCATGGATACCAAATACCACATGTTGAACTGTATTATATTGCATTAATTTATCTGCTATTTGTAAAGATTTTGGATGTTCAATAATTGGTTGAATTTGTAAATTACTACCTATTGAAACTAACCAAGAAGATAAATCTCTAATCTCAGCTGCTCCATAAACCTCTCCAGCTTTTGCTAAAACGATTGCATCAATATGTTTATGAATCTTTTTTAACATTTTTAAATCTTCTTCATACTCTGCTGTTCTAAATGGATTTATTCTAACAGCAATCTGGAAATCTCTTTCTGGGAATTTTGGTAATTCCTCAATTAAAAGTTTTCTAGACATCTCTTTCATTCTACATCCGTCTTCTAAGTCAAATAGGACTGTGTGAGCTTTAGTTTTATATGCATGTTTTTGTAATCTATATTTTGCTTGCTCCATAGTCTCATATGTTCCATCAAGTGGATTAAACTTGATTGGTGGATAATAGATTTGAATCCCTGGCCACTTTCCTCCAAGTACTGGACTTAAGTCATCCTTAGCTGTTAATTTTGATAAGTCAACAAAAGATGTAGTCATAATCTTTCCCTCTTTTCGCTCAAATTTTATTTTTATAATTCAGTTTTTAGCTTCTGATGACGAAATTAATCCATACTCAAAATATATTGAAACAAAAATTCTAATATTAATAAAAAAATTAAGTTAAAATTAATAACTATCTCTAGATACCATAAAATAGTACTTTTTTAAAGTGAGAATATGATAGTTTCACAATGTGAGAAAAATTATTTAAATAATCTTAGAATATAAAAAAAATATTTTGAAATTTGTGTCGTTTTTTTCAATTTTTTTCCATTTGGTAAATAAAAGTTTACAATTTTGTATGAATTAGATTTATTTAAATAATGTTAAAATTGTGTAAAATTTAGAAAAAGAGTATATTTTACGTGCAAGCAAATAAAAATAAATCCTTCTCAAAAGGTTTACAAGTATTAAAAGAGATAATGAGTAGCAACAAACCTCTAACTGCTAATGTATTATGTCAAAAATTAGAAATAGATAAAAGTACAATGTCTAGATTGGTAACTACTTTAATGAAAGAAGATTTTATAGAATATAAGGGCGATTCAAAAGAGATTGTATTAAGTGATATTCTTAGAAAAATAGTATATAAAGATGATAGAGAAAAGATTGTTGAAAAAACAAGTGCACTTTTAGATGAAATTTTTTACTTAACTGATGAAGCTTCATATTTAGGAATTTTAGATAACAATGCAACTTTATATTTAAATCAAATTGATAAATCAAACAGAGTTATAAAAACAAGAGATTCTATAGGTTTACATGCACCTTTACACTCAAATGCTTTTGGAAAAGTACTTATGGCTTTTTCCAATGATATTAATATCTCTTCTCTTAGTTTGACAAAATTTACTTCAAACACTATAACAAATATAGAAAAGTTAGAAAAACAATTAGAAGAGGTAAAAGAAAAAGGTTATGCAATTGGCGATGAAGAGCATGAATTTGGTTTAAAATCTGTTGCAGTTCCTTATTTCAACAAGCAAAATAAATTTATTGGAGCTGTTGGTATATCGGGTTTATCAGTTAGATTAGATGAAGAAAAACTTCACAAATACGGAAATGAAATGCTTAAAATATCAAAAGGGTATCATAAAGTATAAAGAAAGTCTTAAAGACTTCCTTTTTGATTAGCTAAATATTCATGAGCCATGTATGAACTTCTTGCATATGGAGTAGAGTGAACAAAATCAAATCCCATATCTAAAGCTATTTTTTTATATCTTTCAAATTGTTCAGGTTTTACAAACTCTTTTACTTTTTCATAATCACCTGAAGGTGCAAGATATTGACCAATACTTAAAAATTTACATCCAACTTCAAGTAAATCTTTAAATACTTGAACCATCTCTTCTTCTGTTTCGCCAAGTCCAACCATTAGTGCAGATTTTGTTTTTACTTTATCTCCACCTAACTCTTTTAGTTTTCTAAGAACTTCTAAACTTCTTTTATAGGTTGAGTTTCTTCTAATATGATATAAAGATGGAACTGTTTCCACATTGTGTCCAATAATAACTGCACCACTGTCTACAACTCTTTGTAAAGATTCCTCTTTTCCTTTAAAATCAGGAATTAAAATCTCAACTTGAGTTCCTGGAGATTTTTCTAAAATATTTTGTGTAACTCTATAAAATTGTTCAGCTCCGCCATCAGCTAAATCATCCCTAGCTGGACTTGTAATAACTACAAATCTAAGTCCTAGTTTTAATACTGAAGTAGTAACACCATCAATCTCTGCTAAATCTACTTCTGTTGGTTTCCCTGTATGAACATTACAATATGTACATCTTCTTGTACAGATATTTCCAAGTATTAAAAATGTTGCATTTCTTTTTGAGTAACACTCACTAATGTTTGGACATTTTGCTTCTTGGCAAATAGTATGCAATCCATGCTCACCTAATAAGTTTTCCATCTCTTTTTGTGCAGTTGGAACAAGTTTTTTTCTTAGCCATTCTGGTTTTTTGAAATTAACTGTTTTTTTTGTTTCATTTACTGCCATTGTCATATTTTTCCTTTAATAAGTTGTTTTTTAATTCCTCTTCCTCTTTTGTTAATTGTGTAAACTCTAATTCTACATCAAATGTATCTTCAAAAGATTGAGTTAATTTGTTTTGTACTGTTTCAAAATCAATATTTATTCCAATATCTTCAAGTGATATTCCAATCCTACTATCTATTGTGTTACCTTTTTTCACACTAGTAACAGGAATTGAACCATGTTGGAATATAGCTTTTTTTGTTCTTCTTTGTGCATTTCCACCAATTTTTTGGCCATTTACTAAGATATCATATGCTTCAAATCCAACTTGACAATACTCACTTTTAGATAGTTGTATATTCAAGTTATCTTTGGCATAACACACTTCTAAACCTAGTTTTTTATAAAAATCAAGAATAAATAAACATATTTTTTCATAAGATTCTTTTATATTAAAGCCCTTTAAAAGGTTTACAGGAAGAACCAAAGAATATGATACATCATGACCATGAAATAGTATACCACCACCTGTTATTCTTTTTGCAATATTATTAAAATCATAATTCTCAACTTTCTGTGAAATACCTATAGTTACGCTATTTTTATCCCAAGTGTAAAGTCGGAGTATTGGTAAATCATTATCTTTTAAAGATAATAATAAAGCTTCATCTGTTGCCATATTTTTTGCAGATGAACTTTTTTCTGATATAATTACTCTAAATTTAGTGTGTTCATTAATCAATGCTTTGTACCTTATAATTATAAAAAAATCTTATTCGTATGAAGTGTATCATATAAATAAAATAACTGAATTTTGTCACTATTTTTTCATTATAATTTCATTTTTATAGAATAAAACTTATAAAAAAGGCGTAATTTTAAAACTAAAAAAAAATTAAGTTAAAGAAAGTATCATATGTTCATAATTCGATAAAATGGTATCTAAAGATACATAATTTTTACATAATGAACATATGTTCACTCATTATGTTAAAAATAAGATGCGAATTTTATTAAAATCTTTTATAAGGAATTGTGAATGTCAGAATTAAACTTAAACGACATCGACCCACAGGAAACGCAGGAGTGGCTTGATGCTTTAGAGGCAGTTATTAAAGAGGAAGGGAGCGAGAGAGCTCATTTCTTATTAGATCAACTAATTGATAATGCTAGAAGAAATGGAGCAGATATACCACATAGTGCAAATACTTCATATCTTAATACTATCCCTGTTGACCAAGAACCAAAAATGCCAGGTGATAGAGATCTTGAGCGAAAAATCAGATCTATTATCAGATGGAATGCACAAGCAATGGTTTTAAGAGCTTCTAAAAAGAATTTAGAACTTGGAGGACATATTGCATCTTTCCAATCTTCTGCTACTTTATATGATGTTGCATTTAACCACTTTTTTAAAGCACCAAATGAAAAAGATGGTGGAGACTTAGTGTTTTATCAAGGACATATATCTCCAGGTATATATGCAAGATCTTTTGTAGAGGGAAGATTTACAGAAGAACAAATGGATAATTTTAGACAAGAAGCATTTGCTGATGGTTTATCTTCATATCCACACCCAAAACTTATGCCTAATTATTGGCAATTCCCAACTGTATCTATGGGTCTTGGACCAATACAAGCTATTTATCAAGCAAGATTTTTAAAATACTTAACTGATAGAGGAATTAAAGATTGTAGTGAGCAAAAAGTATATTGTTATATGGGAGATGGTGAGTGTGATGAGCCAGAATCTCTTGGAGCAATTGGGCTTGCAGGTAGAGAAGGTTTAGATAACTTAGTATTTGTTATTAACTGTAACTTACAGAGACTTGATGGTCCGGTAAGAGGTAATGGTAAAATTATTCAAGAACTTGAAGGACAATTCAGAGGTGCTGGATGGGAAGTTATCAAAGTTATCTGGGGTAGACACTGGGATGCCTTACTTGATAAAGATAAATCTGGTAAGTTAAAAGAACTTATGGATGAAACTGTTGATGGTGAATATCAAAACTTTAAACAAAAAGGTGGAGCTTACACGAGAGAGCACTTCTTTAACAAACATCCTGAAACTGCAAAACTTGTAGAAAATATGAGTGATGATGAGATTTGGAGATTAAATAGAGGTGGACACGATCCTATTAAAGTTTATGCTGCATATAAAAAAGCAAATGAAACTAAAGGTAAACCATCTGTAATCCTAGCTAAAACTGTAAAAGGTTATGGTATGGGTGAAGCTGCTGAGGGTAAAAATATTGCTCATGGTGTTAAAAAAGTTGATACTACAGTATTAAGACAATTTAGAGATAGATTTGACATTCCTATTTCTGATGAAGATGTTGAAAACTTAAAATACTACAGACCAGCTGATGATTCTGCTGAAATGAAATATATGAAAGAAAGAAGAGCTGAGCTTGGTGGTGTTGTTCCTCAAAGAAGAGAACAATTCTCAACTGCTTTAGAGATTCCTGCTTTAGACAAATTTGATGCTGTATTACAAGGAAGTGGTGATAGAGAAATCTCTACAACTATGGCATTTGTAAGAGTATTAAATATTCTTGTAAAAGATAAAAAAATTGGAAAAAGTATCGTTCCAATCGTACCTGATGAAGCTAGAACATTTGGTATGGAAGGTATGTTTAGACAACTTGGTATCTACTCTTCAGAAGGACAAAAATATATCCCTCAAGATAAAGATCAAGTTGCATACTATAAAGAGGATAAAAAAGGACAAGTGCTTCAAGAGGGTATTAATGAGTTAGGTGCAATGGGTTCTTGGGTAGCAGCGGCTACTTCTTACTCAATCAATGATTGTCCAATGATTCCATTTTATGTATTCTATTCTATGTTTGGATTCCAAAGAACTGGTGATATCTGCTGGGCAGCAGGTGACCAAATGGCTAGAGGTTTCCTAGTTGGTGGTACTTCAGGTAGAACTACTCTTAACGGAGAAGGTTTACAACACGAAGATGGGCACTCTCATGTTATTGCAAATACAATTCCAAATTGTGTTACTTATGACCCAACTTATGGTTATGAAGTTGCTGTTATTGTACAAAATGGTATTGAAAGAATGTATGGTGAAAAGCAAGAGAATGTATTCTATTACTTAACTACATTAAACGAAAACTATAAACAACCAGCTATGCCAGAGGGTGCTGTTGAAGGTATCTTAAAAGGTATTTATAAATTAAAAGATGTAGAAGCTAAAAACAACTATAAAGTTAAACTACTTGGTTCAGGTTCTATTTTAG is a window of Halarcobacter sp. DNA encoding:
- the aceE gene encoding pyruvate dehydrogenase (acetyl-transferring), homodimeric type: MSELNLNDIDPQETQEWLDALEAVIKEEGSERAHFLLDQLIDNARRNGADIPHSANTSYLNTIPVDQEPKMPGDRDLERKIRSIIRWNAQAMVLRASKKNLELGGHIASFQSSATLYDVAFNHFFKAPNEKDGGDLVFYQGHISPGIYARSFVEGRFTEEQMDNFRQEAFADGLSSYPHPKLMPNYWQFPTVSMGLGPIQAIYQARFLKYLTDRGIKDCSEQKVYCYMGDGECDEPESLGAIGLAGREGLDNLVFVINCNLQRLDGPVRGNGKIIQELEGQFRGAGWEVIKVIWGRHWDALLDKDKSGKLKELMDETVDGEYQNFKQKGGAYTREHFFNKHPETAKLVENMSDDEIWRLNRGGHDPIKVYAAYKKANETKGKPSVILAKTVKGYGMGEAAEGKNIAHGVKKVDTTVLRQFRDRFDIPISDEDVENLKYYRPADDSAEMKYMKERRAELGGVVPQRREQFSTALEIPALDKFDAVLQGSGDREISTTMAFVRVLNILVKDKKIGKSIVPIVPDEARTFGMEGMFRQLGIYSSEGQKYIPQDKDQVAYYKEDKKGQVLQEGINELGAMGSWVAAATSYSINDCPMIPFYVFYSMFGFQRTGDICWAAGDQMARGFLVGGTSGRTTLNGEGLQHEDGHSHVIANTIPNCVTYDPTYGYEVAVIVQNGIERMYGEKQENVFYYLTTLNENYKQPAMPEGAVEGILKGIYKLKDVEAKNNYKVKLLGSGSILEQVRVASEVLASEYGIASELYSVTSYNELAREAQDVERYNLLHIDEEDKVPFVQTALDSDDDTVIISATDYIKAYSEQLAPFVKGTFKALGTDGFGRSDSRANLRSFFEVDTDFIVFTTLAQLAKKGKIEKSVLVDAMKKYNIDPEKINPLKA